GTCCGGTTCGTCCGTATCGTCGGATCCATGGCGCAATCCGACCCGACCGCCGGCCGGCAGCCCGAACCCACCACCCGCGAGGACCTGCGGATCCCGCTGCCGGACGGCACCCGCCTGTTCGCCCGGGTGTGGCGGCCGGCCGACCGCCGCCCGGTGCCCGCGCTGCTGGAGTACCTGCCGCACCGGGTGACCGACCGCACCGCCACCACCGACGCCGAACGCCACCCCTGGTACGCCGCCCGCGGCTACGCCTCGGTCCGGGTGGACCTGCGCGGGCACGGCAACTCCGAGGGGCTGCCCGGCGCCGCCCACGGGGAGCAGGAGCTCGCCGACGGCCTCGCCGTGGTCGAGTGGCTCGCCGCCCAGCCCTGGTGCGACGGCGGGGTGGGGATGTTCGGCCTCGCCTGGGGCGGGTTCGACGCCCTGCGGATCGCCGCCGAGGCCCCGCCGGCGCTCCGGGCCGTGGTCGCGGTCTGCGCCTCCGACGACCGCTGGGACAACGACGGCCACTACCTCGGCGGCTCCCTGCTCGCCGCCGGGACGCACGCCCGCTCGGCCGCCCTGCTCGCGCACGCCTGCCGCCCGCCGGACCCGCGCTACGTCGGCGAGGACTGGCGACCCCTGTGGCTGGCCCGGCTGGAGGCGGTCACCCCGCCCGTCCACGCCTGGCTGGCCCACCAGACCCGGGACGGCTACTGGGCCGGCGGCAGCGTCCGCGAGCACGCCGACCGGATCACCGCCGCCGTCCTCGCCGTCGGCGGCTGGGCCGACCCTCACCGCGACAGCGTGCTGCGGCTGGTCGAGGGGCTCCGCGCGCCGGTCCGCGGCATCATCGGCCCCTGGTCGCACCAGTACCCGGACGCGGGCCGGCCGCCCGGCCCGTCCATCGGCTTCCTCCAGGAGACCCTGCGCTGGTGGGACCACTGGCTGAAGGACCTCGACACCGGAGTGATGAAGGAACCCGCCCTGCGCTGCTGGATGAACGAGTCCGTGCCGCCCGCCTCCTCCTACGTCAACCGGCCCGGCCGCTGGATCAGCGACGAGTCCTGGCCCTCCCCCGACGTCCGGGAGGTCCACTACGGCCTGGACGACGCGCTGCGGACCGCCGGCACGCCCTCCGGCGACCGGTTCGTCCACGTCCGCTCCCCGCAGCACACCGGCGTCGACGCCGGACGGCTCTCCCCGGTCGGCGGCGACGCCGACCTGCCGCCCGACCAGCGCGAGGAGGACGGGCGGTCGGTCT
The window above is part of the Kitasatospora sp. HUAS MG31 genome. Proteins encoded here:
- a CDS encoding CocE/NonD family hydrolase, which codes for MAQSDPTAGRQPEPTTREDLRIPLPDGTRLFARVWRPADRRPVPALLEYLPHRVTDRTATTDAERHPWYAARGYASVRVDLRGHGNSEGLPGAAHGEQELADGLAVVEWLAAQPWCDGGVGMFGLAWGGFDALRIAAEAPPALRAVVAVCASDDRWDNDGHYLGGSLLAAGTHARSAALLAHACRPPDPRYVGEDWRPLWLARLEAVTPPVHAWLAHQTRDGYWAGGSVREHADRITAAVLAVGGWADPHRDSVLRLVEGLRAPVRGIIGPWSHQYPDAGRPPGPSIGFLQETLRWWDHWLKDLDTGVMKEPALRCWMNESVPPASSYVNRPGRWISDESWPSPDVREVHYGLDDALRTAGTPSGDRFVHVRSPQHTGVDAGRLSPVGGDADLPPDQREEDGRSVCFDSVPLPEPVEILGRPALRLRLRSGARRGQVAARLCDVAPDGASTLVTRGVLNLTARRGPAEAADWEPDAVEEVDLDLLGIAHAFPAGHRIRLALSSAYWPWVWPHPDPSGFELDPGRSVLTLPVRHLAADAGSLPVTFEDPEHSAGPGLHVTEPLTARPERLVVHDVAAGEWRVETVPAGTGSWIHPDGLVYDEQAVEGYRIRTDDPLSAQARSDLTIRLERPEVGWDVTVQTRSELTCDGGHFVARSHVRALEGGDVVFERHWRERVPRTAC